A DNA window from Seriola aureovittata isolate HTS-2021-v1 ecotype China chromosome 8, ASM2101889v1, whole genome shotgun sequence contains the following coding sequences:
- the aup1 gene encoding lipid droplet-regulating VLDL assembly factor AUP1: METRGIEDMFDFRRFPKDAVVLLLLLIYFPVGICLMLIRIFIGIHVFLVSCALPESFVRRFIVRVMCSVLGMHVRQKNPRSRDKNTKLYICNHVTDFDHNIINLLTPCNTPQLEGSTGFVCWARGFFEIHSTSGQGAIGESLQRYCSTEGTAPLLLFPEEDTTNGRAGLLKFSSWPFSLTDSIQPVALRVTRPLIALSTPESSWLMELLWTFFAPCTVYHVSWLPPVSRQDGESAQEVANKVQELLAGELGLVSTKITKADKAEHIKRKRHSVPQTSTGVRPGSIGLGFMVQSLGTDDHRIAKMAQQVKDVLPHVPLNVIAKDLAKTNCVDTTITNLLENKEETPMEATGTSTFGPSKISSYSSGSAPTIKPAAKSFGKSPADRHLSLQERKEALYNFARRRYIEKHGLDQDDSH; this comes from the exons GTTCCCCAAAGATGCAGTTGTTCTCCTGCTGTTGCTGATTTACTTTCCAGTTGGCATTTGTTTGATGTTAATACGGATTTTTATTGGTATACACGTGTTCTTGGTCAGCTGTGCACTTCCAGAAAGTTTTGTTAGAAG ATTTATTGTGAGAGTTATGTGCTCAGTCCTGGGAATGCATGTGAGACAGAAAAACCCTCGCTCcagagacaaaaacaccaaGCTGTACATATGCAATCACGTGACAGACTTCGACCACAACATCATCAACCTTCTGACCCCCTGCAATACT CCCCAGCTAGAGGGCTCCACAGGCTTTGTGTGTTGGGCCAGAGGCTTCTTTGAAATCCATTCAACATCTGGCCAGGGAGCGATAGGAGAGTCTCTTCAGAGATACTGTTCCACTGAAGGCACCGCGCCTTTGCTCCTGTTTCCTGAAGAGGACACCACAAACGGCCGCGCTGGCCTGCTCAAGTTCAG ctcctgGCCTTTCTCACTGACTGATTCCATTCAGCCAGTGGCCTTAAGGGTGACCAGACCATTGATTGCTTTG AGCACACCAGAGTCCAGTTGGCTGATGGAGCTCTTGTGGACATTTTTTGCTCCATGTACAGTGTATCATGTAAG TTGGCTCCCACCAGTCTCCAGACAAGATGGCGAGTCCGCACAGGAGGTTGCCAACAAAGTCCAGGAG CTACTAGCAGGTGAACTTGGCTTGGTCTCCACCAAGATCACTAAAGCTGATAAAGCAGAGCACATCAAAAGGAAAAGACACAGTGTACCACAAACATCTACCG GTGTCAGACCTGGCTCTATTGGACTTGGTTTCATGGTCCAGAGTTTGGGCACAGATGACCACAGGATTGCGAAGATGGCCCAACAAGTGAAGGATGTGCTGCCTCATGTCCCACTGAATGTCATTGCAAAGGACTTGG CAAAAACCAATTGTGTTGACACCACCATAACAAATCTGCTGGAGAACAAGGAGGAAACTCCAATGGAAGCAACTGGGACTTCTACATTTGGGCCTTCAAAGATTAGCTCCTACTCTTCTGGTTCTGCTCCCACCATAAAG cCTGCTGCCAAATCTTTTGGGAAATCACCAGCTGACAGACATTTGTCTCtccaagagagaaaagaagcgCTGTATAATTTTGCAAGAAG aCGCTACATTGAAAAACATGGATTGGATCAAGACGACAGTCACTGA